The genomic window TTCATGTCTTGCATCGACGACTTCTCGTCCAAGGCCCTCAACTCGCGCGAGTCCGGCTGCATCCAGCGTTGCGTCATCAAGGACATGGCCGCCCAGCAGCGTCTCGGCGAGCGCTTCCAGGAGCTGAGCGCCCAGATGGCCAACCAGCAACAACaataaagaaaagaaatgcgGAAGTGTGAAAGATAGAGATAGAAGGGCATTGATGTCTGGATTGGAGGGACGTAGGACTTTGGAAGGGAAAGAGATACCCTGTACTATACTGTAATATACTCAAATCCGCTAAACCACATCTCATCCCCGCTCTTACCACTCGGCTCTTCTGCATCACTGCA from Pyricularia oryzae 70-15 chromosome 4, whole genome shotgun sequence includes these protein-coding regions:
- a CDS encoding mitochondrial import inner membrane translocase subunit tim-9, with product MDQLNNNEMRELEQRMQKRQVKEFVNIFSKLVDHCFMSCIDDFSSKALNSRESGCIQRCVIKDMAAQQRLGERFQELSAQMANQQQQ